A stretch of Malus sylvestris chromosome 11, drMalSylv7.2, whole genome shotgun sequence DNA encodes these proteins:
- the LOC126590035 gene encoding protein SRG1-like isoform X1, with protein MEKTTSARKSLYGGSLHVPSVQEFVKKPILTIPPRYLQPHYQDGEHEMIINSDHHAHQIPSIDMQKLLSQESTNSEAELARLHFACKEWGFFQLVNHGVSSSVLEKMKTETQEFFNLPMEEKKKFSQQPGDIEGYGQAFVVSEDQKLDWSDMFFLTTLPVQLRKPHLLPKLPSPFRETLETYSSELKNLAMTILSQMEKALQMEAKEVTNIFEGGLQAVRVNYYPPCPQPGKVLGLPPHSDGGALTILLQVNEMDGLQVKKDGIWVPVKPLPDAFIVNIGDVLEIITNGTYRSIEHRATVNSEKERLSIATFYNPRVDGEIGPASSLITKQTPAAFKRLSVEEYFKGFFERKLHEKSFLDELRIK; from the exons ATGGAAAAAACGACATCTGCCAGGAAGAGCTTGTACGGTGGTTCTCTTCATGTTCCTAGTGTTCAAGAATTCGTAAAGAAGCCAATACTCACAATCCCACCAAGATACTTACAGCCTCATTATCAAGATGGTGAGCATGAGATGATCATCAATTCTGATCATCATGCTCATCAAATACCATCCATTGACATGCAGAAATTGCTTTCCCAAGAATCAACCAATTCTGAAGCTGAACTAGCCAGGCTCCATTTTGCTTGCAAAGAGTGGGGTTTTTTCCAG TTGGTAAACCATGGTGTGAGCTCTTCCGTGTTGGAGAAAATGAAGACAGAAACTCAAGAGTTCTTCAACCTACCCatggaagagaagaaaaagttcTCGCAACAGCCAGGAGACATTGAAGGTTATGGACAAGCATTTGTAGTTTCTGAAGACCAAAAACTCGATTGGTCTGACATGTTCTTCTTGACCACCCTTCCTGTCCAATTGAGGAAGCCTCACCTACTCCCAAAGCTCCCTTCTCCTTTCAG AGAGACTTTAGAAACTTACTCATCGGAACTGAAAAACCTAGCCATGACTATCCTATCACAAATGGAAAAAGCTTTGCAGATGGAAGCCAAGGAAGTAACCAACATATTCGAAGGTGGATTGCAAGCGGTGAGGGTCAACTATTACCCTCCATGTCCTCAGCCGGGGAAAGTCCTCGGTCTGCCCCCTCACTCTGATGGTGGAGCTCTCACCATCCTCCTACAAGTCAATGAAATGGATGGCCTCCAAGTGAAGAAAGATGGGATTTGGGTTCCAGTGAAGCCACTACCGGATGCCTTTATTGTGAATATTGGAGACGTTCTAGAG ATTATAACAAATGGGACGTATCGTAGCATTGAACATCGTGCAACTGTGAACTCTGAAAAAGAAAGGCTCTCAATCGCCACATTTTACAACCCCAGAGTTGATGGTGAAATCGGCCCGGCCTCTAGCTTGATCACTAAGCAAACACCTGCAGCATTTAAAAGGCTGAGTGTTGAAGAATATTTCAAAGGTTTTTTTGAACGTAAGCTTCATGAAAAGTCTTTTCTTGACGAATTGCGGATTAAGTAA
- the LOC126590035 gene encoding protein SRG1-like isoform X2 gives MEKTTSARKSLYGGSLHVPSVQEFVKKPILTIPPRYLQPHYQDGEHEMIINSDHHAHQIPSIDMQKLLSQESTNSEAELARLHFACKEWGFFQLVNHGVSSSVLEKMKTETQEFFNLPMEEKKKFSQQPGDIEGYGQAFVVSEDQKLDWSDMFFLTTLPVQLRKPHLLPKLPSPFRETLETYSSELKNLAMTILSQMEKALQMEAKEVTNIFEGGLQAVRVNYYPPCPQPGKVLGLPPHSDGGALTILLQVNEMDGLQVKKDGIWVPVKPLPDAFIVNIGDVLETKV, from the exons ATGGAAAAAACGACATCTGCCAGGAAGAGCTTGTACGGTGGTTCTCTTCATGTTCCTAGTGTTCAAGAATTCGTAAAGAAGCCAATACTCACAATCCCACCAAGATACTTACAGCCTCATTATCAAGATGGTGAGCATGAGATGATCATCAATTCTGATCATCATGCTCATCAAATACCATCCATTGACATGCAGAAATTGCTTTCCCAAGAATCAACCAATTCTGAAGCTGAACTAGCCAGGCTCCATTTTGCTTGCAAAGAGTGGGGTTTTTTCCAG TTGGTAAACCATGGTGTGAGCTCTTCCGTGTTGGAGAAAATGAAGACAGAAACTCAAGAGTTCTTCAACCTACCCatggaagagaagaaaaagttcTCGCAACAGCCAGGAGACATTGAAGGTTATGGACAAGCATTTGTAGTTTCTGAAGACCAAAAACTCGATTGGTCTGACATGTTCTTCTTGACCACCCTTCCTGTCCAATTGAGGAAGCCTCACCTACTCCCAAAGCTCCCTTCTCCTTTCAG AGAGACTTTAGAAACTTACTCATCGGAACTGAAAAACCTAGCCATGACTATCCTATCACAAATGGAAAAAGCTTTGCAGATGGAAGCCAAGGAAGTAACCAACATATTCGAAGGTGGATTGCAAGCGGTGAGGGTCAACTATTACCCTCCATGTCCTCAGCCGGGGAAAGTCCTCGGTCTGCCCCCTCACTCTGATGGTGGAGCTCTCACCATCCTCCTACAAGTCAATGAAATGGATGGCCTCCAAGTGAAGAAAGATGGGATTTGGGTTCCAGTGAAGCCACTACCGGATGCCTTTATTGTGAATATTGGAGACGTTCTAGAG ACCAAGGTTTAA